The proteins below come from a single Chryseobacterium capnotolerans genomic window:
- a CDS encoding porin family protein — protein sequence MNKFLLKALVLTSVNVAVFANAQFRTRNRMDKLEDFDEQKFSWGFYLNGNKLGYRIVLHPTYGMKDNQNLVTSTKESYSFGAGLIAKWRLNDYLDVRVEPGLQFAQRQLTFNTQSNDDYAGGSVTNPPFTPIPLQEKDKVRDIKSTLVDIPVLLELHGRRWYNSRPYVAAGVNYIVNLQSNSSSTDDNMQQIFRSTTHNFAWSAEMGIQFYFNKFKLTPAIRGTFFMNNEKVADNATTPPYWASAVSTLQTRAIMFVLKFE from the coding sequence ATGAATAAATTTCTATTAAAAGCACTGGTTTTAACCTCAGTAAATGTTGCCGTTTTTGCAAACGCGCAATTTAGAACCCGAAACAGAATGGATAAGTTGGAAGATTTCGACGAGCAGAAATTCAGTTGGGGTTTTTATTTGAACGGGAATAAACTGGGCTACCGAATCGTATTACATCCAACCTATGGGATGAAAGATAATCAAAATCTTGTTACCAGTACCAAAGAAAGTTACAGCTTCGGTGCCGGGCTTATTGCAAAATGGAGACTGAATGATTATCTGGATGTAAGAGTAGAGCCGGGGCTGCAGTTTGCACAAAGACAGCTGACTTTTAATACTCAATCCAATGATGATTATGCAGGTGGATCTGTAACTAATCCTCCTTTCACGCCAATCCCTTTACAGGAAAAAGATAAAGTAAGGGATATTAAATCTACATTGGTTGACATTCCGGTACTTTTGGAGCTTCACGGACGAAGATGGTATAATTCAAGGCCTTATGTTGCTGCGGGGGTGAACTACATAGTGAACCTACAGTCTAATTCCAGTTCTACGGATGACAATATGCAGCAGATCTTCAGATCTACTACCCATAACTTCGCATGGTCTGCAGAAATGGGAATTCAGTTTTATTTTAACAAATTTAAACTGACGCCTGCCATCAGAGGAACATTCTTCATGAATAATGAAAAAGTGGCTGATAATGCTACTACACCTCCTTACTGGGCTTCTGCAGTATCTACATTACAGACCAGAGCGATAATGTTTGTACTGAAATTTGAATAA
- a CDS encoding 3-oxoacyl-ACP synthase III family protein — translation MPNTIIIGSGSYIPNRVIGRDYFMNSEFYTEDGVKIEKPVEETIAKFVEITEIENRRFIEDDLSNSQIGYEAAKIALEDAKVNGEELDYIIYASNFGEVTENGYADFMPTMAARVKNKLGIKNRKCVTYDMIFGCPGWVEGMILADNLIKAKAAKTILIIGAETLSRVTDPHDRNRMIFADGAGAVVVKATNEENVGIIAHNTICDNGPELNYLENQPSINKEVDQKRLYVRMLGRKIYEYALKNVPVAIKDTITDAGLSIEDIDKILIHQANAKMDYAMIERLHRLYDVKEYDHAISPMTIQDLGNTSVATIPTMYDLIIKGKMEGQSFKENGNIVMTSVGAGMNINAIVYRFP, via the coding sequence ATGCCGAATACGATCATTATTGGCTCTGGATCTTACATTCCGAACAGAGTTATTGGTAGAGATTACTTCATGAATTCCGAGTTCTACACTGAAGACGGAGTAAAGATTGAAAAACCTGTGGAAGAGACCATTGCGAAGTTTGTAGAAATTACAGAAATCGAAAACAGGAGATTCATTGAGGATGATCTTTCCAATTCACAGATCGGTTATGAAGCCGCAAAAATTGCCCTTGAGGATGCAAAAGTAAACGGTGAAGAACTGGATTATATCATTTACGCTAGTAATTTCGGGGAAGTTACTGAGAATGGATATGCGGACTTTATGCCAACAATGGCAGCAAGAGTTAAAAATAAACTGGGAATCAAAAACAGAAAATGTGTAACATATGACATGATTTTTGGATGCCCGGGATGGGTGGAAGGTATGATTTTAGCAGACAACCTCATCAAAGCTAAAGCAGCCAAAACCATCCTTATTATCGGAGCTGAAACTTTAAGCCGTGTAACAGATCCACACGACAGAAACAGAATGATCTTTGCTGATGGAGCCGGTGCGGTAGTGGTAAAAGCAACAAATGAAGAAAATGTAGGAATTATCGCTCATAATACTATTTGCGATAACGGCCCTGAATTAAACTATCTTGAAAATCAACCTTCTATCAACAAAGAAGTAGATCAAAAACGTTTGTATGTAAGAATGTTAGGTAGAAAAATCTATGAATACGCTCTTAAAAATGTTCCTGTAGCCATCAAAGACACCATTACAGATGCTGGCCTTTCTATTGAAGACATCGATAAAATCCTTATCCACCAAGCTAATGCAAAAATGGATTACGCAATGATCGAAAGACTTCACAGACTTTATGATGTAAAAGAATATGATCACGCCATCTCTCCCATGACAATCCAAGACCTTGGAAATACATCTGTTGCAACTATTCCTACTATGTATGATTTAATAATTAAAGGAAAAATGGAGGGTCAATCGTTTAAAGAGAATGGTAACATTGTAATGACTTCGGTAGGTGCCGGAATGAACATCAATGCTATCGTTTACAGATTTCCTTAA
- a CDS encoding metallophosphoesterase — MQKNFLIIAGIFLFLEVYIYQAVRTLTDNFWIRSSYWVISLLIYGIFAYEVTHFQKSDRSTVRAQIMISLFLVFILPKIFIVLFLLIDDLIRIGGYLIGFAKPSENFFPERRKFLSLVGLGMSGVLSALFIDGITFGKYRHKVRRVRVNFTNLPKSFKGYKIIQISDVHSGSFSDPSKLQHAVDLINEQKPDLVLFTGDMVNNVADEFKPFIPLFSQIKAKDGKFAVLGNHDYGDYVTWKSPAAKKENLDTLIGYEKQAGFDMLRNEHRVIEKNGEKIYILGVENWGLKPFPQFGKIDDALKGVPDSATKILMSHDPTHFDYVVKKHPKDIHLTLSGHTHGMQFGLDLKNIKWSPVQYKYPKWADLYESEGKLLYVNRGFGVLGYPGRVGVLPEITLFELS, encoded by the coding sequence ATGCAAAAGAATTTTCTAATTATCGCCGGAATCTTCCTATTTCTGGAAGTTTATATTTATCAGGCTGTAAGAACGCTGACCGATAATTTCTGGATAAGATCCAGCTATTGGGTAATTTCTTTACTCATATACGGAATATTCGCTTACGAAGTCACCCATTTCCAGAAGTCAGACCGAAGTACAGTGAGAGCCCAGATCATGATCTCCTTATTTCTGGTATTTATCCTTCCAAAAATATTTATTGTTTTATTCTTATTAATTGATGATCTCATCAGAATCGGAGGTTATCTGATTGGTTTCGCAAAACCTTCGGAGAATTTCTTCCCGGAAAGAAGAAAGTTCCTGAGCCTTGTTGGATTAGGAATGAGCGGTGTTCTTTCAGCTCTTTTCATAGATGGTATTACGTTTGGGAAATACAGGCATAAAGTAAGGAGAGTAAGGGTAAATTTCACCAATCTGCCAAAAAGCTTTAAAGGATATAAAATCATTCAGATCTCCGATGTTCACAGTGGAAGCTTTTCTGATCCAAGCAAATTACAACATGCTGTTGACTTAATTAACGAGCAAAAACCTGATCTCGTTTTATTTACCGGAGACATGGTGAATAATGTAGCTGATGAATTTAAACCATTTATTCCTTTATTTTCACAAATTAAGGCCAAAGATGGCAAGTTTGCCGTATTAGGAAACCATGATTACGGAGATTATGTAACCTGGAAATCACCTGCTGCTAAAAAAGAAAACCTAGATACTTTGATTGGCTATGAAAAACAGGCCGGTTTTGATATGCTGAGAAATGAACATAGAGTGATTGAGAAAAACGGAGAGAAAATATACATTCTTGGAGTTGAAAACTGGGGACTTAAACCATTCCCTCAGTTTGGTAAAATTGATGATGCTTTGAAAGGAGTACCTGATTCCGCTACAAAGATCTTAATGAGCCATGACCCCACTCACTTTGATTATGTGGTAAAAAAACACCCTAAGGACATTCACCTAACCCTTTCAGGACATACTCATGGAATGCAGTTCGGTTTAGATCTTAAAAATATAAAATGGTCACCGGTACAGTATAAATATCCAAAATGGGCTGATCTTTATGAAAGTGAAGGAAAACTACTGTATGTCAACAGAGGATTTGGAGTATTGGGATACCCAGGAAGAGTTGGAGTATTGCCGGAGATTACTCTTTTTGAGTTGAGCTAG
- a CDS encoding polysaccharide deacetylase family protein: MILLTFNIAKIEAGTKKDFQITGDERLKITEENTKAILRILDIHDTKASFFVEISLTEKLQNLIKAISSKGHEIAFYNQGSSLEEIENAKKNIQDLLEKQIRGIRQKDVKIPQENLKLLEFNYVSNIDNANILFPFKRLKRDTEITEEDGLSIVPESISPYSQLPYNDFVFQILPMKYYQNMVMETLQNEEFVLIYLNIWQFTDFNKYRFDIPFYRALFSGRKMEDKLEDFLSFINEKEMATSRMKDYIF; this comes from the coding sequence ATGATATTATTGACTTTTAACATTGCAAAAATTGAAGCTGGAACGAAAAAAGATTTCCAGATTACCGGTGATGAAAGGTTGAAAATAACAGAAGAGAATACAAAAGCGATTCTCAGAATTTTAGATATTCATGATACAAAAGCAAGTTTTTTTGTAGAGATTTCTCTCACTGAAAAATTGCAAAATCTTATAAAAGCAATTTCATCCAAAGGGCATGAAATTGCTTTTTATAATCAAGGCTCAAGTCTTGAGGAAATCGAAAACGCCAAGAAAAATATTCAGGATCTTCTGGAAAAACAAATCCGGGGAATTCGTCAGAAAGATGTAAAAATCCCGCAGGAAAATCTGAAGCTTTTGGAGTTTAATTATGTCTCCAATATCGATAATGCGAATATCCTTTTTCCGTTCAAACGTCTGAAAAGAGATACTGAAATTACAGAAGAAGATGGGCTTAGTATTGTGCCGGAAAGTATCTCTCCTTACAGTCAATTACCTTACAACGATTTTGTATTCCAGATTCTACCGATGAAGTATTATCAGAATATGGTGATGGAGACATTGCAGAACGAAGAGTTTGTTCTGATTTATCTTAACATCTGGCAGTTTACAGACTTTAATAAATACCGTTTTGATATTCCTTTTTACAGGGCATTGTTTTCAGGCAGAAAAATGGAGGATAAGCTGGAGGACTTTCTTTCTTTTATTAATGAAAAAGAAATGGCCACTTCCCGTATGAAGGATTATATTTTTTAG
- the ggt gene encoding gamma-glutamyltransferase, translating into MKKILIASIILASHLSWAQFTDINIIKEVKVKNKGVVVSAHPLASEAGAKILRMGGNAYDAITATQYALAVVYPQAGNIGGGGFLVGVKNNGEKFTLDYRETAPKKASRDMYLDKNGKANTDLSQNGRLAVGIPGSVAGFFATLKYCKLPMEKIIQPAIDLAEQGFAITEQEADMLNNNKEHFKKHNKSAIIFVKDAPWKAGDLLIQKDLAETLKLIQKLGAKGFYEGKTADLLISEMKKGNGIITLEDLKNYKVAERKALEFEYKGNNVVSMPLPSSGGLLLAQMLRMASFENLEKYQQNSAQAVQIMTEAERRAFADRAEYMGDPDFIQDKTSYLISDEYLKGRWKSFSFDKATPSSEVGKIIEQPKESTQTTHISVLDKDGNAASVTTTLNGYYGSKVLVSGAGFFLNNEMDDFSIKPGVPNMFGAVGGEANAIQPNKRMLSSMTPTILLKNGKPYMVVGTPGGTTIPTSVYQSIVNVVDFKQNANIAVNAPKFHHQWLPETIKVENNFPESTIAELKKKNYTFEKVKQIGKTEVIVLDENGNIHAVADGRGDDSVAVE; encoded by the coding sequence ATGAAGAAGATCTTAATTGCTTCGATTATATTGGCCAGCCACCTTAGCTGGGCTCAGTTTACAGATATCAATATCATAAAGGAGGTAAAGGTTAAAAATAAAGGTGTAGTGGTATCCGCACATCCACTGGCAAGTGAAGCAGGCGCAAAGATCCTGAGAATGGGCGGAAACGCCTATGATGCTATTACAGCTACTCAATATGCATTAGCAGTAGTGTATCCGCAGGCAGGAAACATTGGTGGTGGCGGGTTTCTGGTAGGGGTAAAAAATAATGGTGAAAAATTCACTTTAGATTACCGGGAAACAGCTCCTAAAAAAGCTTCCAGAGACATGTATCTTGATAAAAACGGTAAAGCCAACACTGATTTATCTCAAAACGGACGCCTGGCAGTAGGTATTCCCGGTAGTGTTGCAGGGTTCTTTGCTACGCTCAAATACTGTAAACTTCCAATGGAAAAAATCATTCAGCCCGCTATTGATCTTGCTGAACAGGGATTTGCGATTACTGAACAGGAAGCTGATATGCTTAACAACAATAAGGAACATTTCAAGAAACATAATAAATCTGCTATTATTTTCGTGAAGGATGCTCCGTGGAAAGCTGGCGATCTTTTAATACAGAAAGATCTGGCAGAAACTTTAAAATTGATCCAAAAACTAGGCGCAAAAGGATTCTATGAAGGCAAAACAGCAGACCTTCTTATTTCTGAAATGAAAAAAGGAAACGGAATCATTACGCTGGAAGACCTTAAAAATTATAAGGTTGCAGAAAGAAAAGCCCTGGAGTTTGAGTATAAAGGAAACAATGTGGTATCAATGCCATTACCTTCCAGTGGAGGGTTACTTCTTGCTCAGATGCTAAGAATGGCAAGCTTTGAAAATCTTGAAAAATATCAGCAAAACTCAGCACAGGCTGTCCAGATCATGACAGAGGCGGAAAGAAGAGCTTTTGCAGACAGAGCAGAATATATGGGTGACCCTGATTTTATTCAGGATAAAACTTCTTATTTGATCTCCGACGAATATTTAAAAGGCAGATGGAAAAGCTTCAGTTTTGATAAGGCTACTCCAAGTTCAGAAGTGGGAAAAATCATAGAACAACCTAAAGAATCTACCCAAACGACTCACATCTCAGTGCTTGATAAGGATGGAAATGCCGCATCTGTAACTACTACCCTGAACGGATATTACGGAAGTAAGGTTTTGGTTTCCGGAGCAGGATTCTTCTTAAATAATGAAATGGATGATTTTTCCATCAAACCAGGAGTTCCGAATATGTTTGGAGCAGTAGGTGGAGAAGCCAATGCTATTCAGCCGAATAAAAGAATGCTTTCTTCCATGACTCCTACCATTCTGCTTAAAAACGGAAAACCTTATATGGTAGTGGGAACTCCGGGAGGAACTACCATTCCGACCTCTGTATACCAATCTATCGTTAATGTAGTTGATTTCAAGCAAAATGCAAATATTGCAGTTAATGCTCCTAAATTCCATCATCAGTGGTTACCAGAAACCATAAAAGTGGAAAATAATTTCCCGGAAAGCACTATTGCTGAGCTGAAAAAGAAAAATTACACCTTCGAAAAGGTAAAACAGATCGGAAAAACAGAAGTGATCGTCCTTGATGAAAACGGAAATATCCATGCTGTGGCGGACGGACGTGGAGACGATTCTGTAGCAGTAGAATAG
- a CDS encoding dicarboxylate/amino acid:cation symporter: protein MYNQLYFQVIIAITAGILLGNFYPELGEKMKPLGDGFIKLVKMIIAPVIFITLTLGIAHMTDLKKVGRIAVKAMIYFFTFSTLALIIGLVVGNLLQPGHGLNIDPSTLTGNVSEYQEKAHESTLTGFIMNIIPETLFSPLVGDNILQVLLVAILMGVALVLTKEKSQKVTGFLQDLSAPIFKIVHILMKLAPIGAFGAMAFTIGKYGLHSVLNLIFLVATFYITSFLFVVLVLGAVAWYNGFSIFKLLFYLKEELLLVLGTSSSESALPGIMEKMEKAGCSRTIVGLVVPTGYSFNLDGTNIYMTLASLFIAQALNIHLPIEKQLMLLLVAMLSSKGAAGVTGAGFVTLAATLAVVPEIPIAGMTLILGIDKFMSECRALTNVIGNSVATVVVANWEKQLDKEQLKYCLDNPHVIEKQLEQ, encoded by the coding sequence ATATACAATCAGCTTTATTTTCAGGTGATCATTGCAATAACTGCAGGTATTCTCCTTGGAAACTTTTACCCCGAACTGGGAGAAAAAATGAAGCCTTTAGGGGACGGCTTTATCAAATTGGTAAAAATGATCATTGCCCCGGTCATTTTCATAACACTTACTCTGGGAATTGCCCACATGACTGATCTAAAAAAGGTAGGAAGAATTGCCGTAAAAGCCATGATTTATTTCTTCACCTTCTCTACCCTGGCTCTTATCATTGGTTTGGTAGTTGGAAATCTCTTACAGCCAGGCCATGGTTTAAATATTGATCCTTCTACTCTTACCGGAAATGTATCAGAATATCAGGAGAAAGCTCACGAGTCTACGCTGACAGGATTCATTATGAATATAATTCCTGAAACACTTTTCAGTCCATTGGTAGGTGACAATATTCTTCAGGTACTTCTTGTTGCAATTTTAATGGGAGTTGCATTGGTTTTAACAAAGGAAAAAAGTCAGAAAGTAACCGGTTTTCTTCAGGATTTGTCTGCTCCTATATTCAAGATTGTTCATATTCTGATGAAGCTTGCGCCAATAGGTGCTTTTGGTGCTATGGCATTTACCATAGGAAAATATGGTCTTCATTCTGTACTGAATCTTATATTCCTTGTTGCTACATTCTATATTACCTCTTTTCTTTTTGTTGTTTTAGTATTAGGAGCAGTAGCCTGGTATAATGGATTCAGCATTTTTAAACTGTTATTTTACCTTAAAGAAGAGCTTCTTTTAGTGTTAGGAACCAGTTCTTCAGAATCTGCACTTCCGGGAATTATGGAGAAAATGGAAAAAGCTGGCTGTTCGCGAACCATAGTTGGGCTTGTAGTTCCTACCGGATATTCTTTTAACCTTGATGGCACTAATATTTATATGACTCTCGCCTCTCTGTTTATAGCTCAAGCCCTCAATATTCATCTTCCTATTGAAAAGCAACTCATGCTTCTTTTGGTGGCAATGTTGAGTTCAAAAGGTGCAGCAGGTGTTACTGGTGCAGGTTTCGTAACATTGGCAGCAACTTTAGCAGTAGTTCCGGAAATTCCAATTGCGGGAATGACCTTAATTCTTGGAATTGATAAATTTATGAGTGAATGCCGTGCCTTAACAAATGTTATCGGGAACTCTGTAGCCACTGTAGTAGTAGCTAATTGGGAGAAACAACTGGATAAGGAACAGCTAAAATATTGTCTGGATAATCCTCATGTGATTGAGAAACAACTGGAGCAGTAA